The nucleotide sequence ATTAAAGTAAATTTTAAACCAAGAATTGAAGCTTCCATAATACTCATTGGAATCATAACTATTGAAGCTGCGGTTACATAGGTGAAAATAGAACTATAATTTGCTCCTTTATGATAAAGAGAATTTGCTACAGGGAAAGCAACAAAAGTACCTCCTACCGTAGTTGCTGCTAAAAGTATGGAATAAATATATTTTTTTATTCCTGAGGCTTTACCAAAGTTTTTCTCTATAGTTTCTCTACTTACCCAGACATCAAAAAGACCAATAAGAATAAATGCTGGTGGAAGTATTTTTATCATATCTTTAGCAAATATCATAAAATTATCTCCCATTCTCTCACCTAAAGAAAAATCAATAAAATATGATATACCTAAAAATAGTAAAA is from Halanaerobiales bacterium and encodes:
- a CDS encoding permease, giving the protein MKNNNNKLNYIIFLAFLLFLGISYFIDFSLGERMGDNFMIFAKDMIKILPPAFILIGLFDVWVSRETIEKNFGKASGIKKYIYSILLAATTVGGTFVAFPVANSLYHKGANYSSIFTYVTAASIVMIPMSIMEASILGLKFTLIRLGISLPFVIISAILLGNYFDSIDYELPKAK